In Halodesulfovibrio aestuarii DSM 17919 = ATCC 29578, the DNA window TCGCAAGGCCCTATCCCAAAAAAAAGAAGCCACTAGCGACGCAAGGGGGGCGTTTTCGCCCCACACGCTCAAAGAACATGACCACGTAACAAAAAACGGTGCTACTTCACATCACTGCAATACGAAACGGAGAATACTATGTTGCCCCTTAGAGAAAATAGTATAGAGCAACAAACTGTCGCATGGAAACGACCATCAAGTTTTATCTTAGGGCTATGCACAATGCTGTGCATAGTTTTTTTTGCCGATTCAATATGGGCTACTGAAAATTCAGGAACTATAGAAAATAATCCAACGGGATATAAGCTTTCTACTGGCGAACACTTCATTAATGCTAAAGAAGGTATCGTTAAAGGTGGTCCATACACTGCACCAATTGTTGTAATTGATGCCTCTACCTCAGGCAGTGACGCGATCATAGAAAATTACGGTCTGATTCATTCTGAGAATATCCATGGTCTCAAGGCTGTTAACCTCACTGACGGAACACTAAAAAACTATGGAACGATAACCGCTAAGGGGTATATGGGCATGCCTACCATATACCCAAATATCGTCTACGTCACAAACGGAACTGTATACAACTACGGCAAAATAGAAGAGCTGCCAGAAAGCGCGCCAAGTACAGGAGTAGTGCTTCACGACAGCACTCTGCATAACCAAGGTACTATTAATGTCAGCAGTGCTATCTTTGCTGCTGGAAATTCCAAAGTTTATCTTGAGACTGGAACAAACATTACAGGAAGTGTTACGACAGACTCTTCCGGACTTGCAGAACTCTACTTAGCCGACTCCGGCACTGTTAACTTTGAAATCAGCAGCAAATGGAAATTCCTCCAAAAAACCGGAGCTGGGATATGGGTAATCGACAAAGATATCAATGCCAACTTCGGTTCTGTTTCCATACATCAGGGGACACTGGCCTTAGGAAACGGTTCATTTGGTGACAGCATAAAAAACACGTTGACGCTGCACTCAGGCGCAACTCTTGATCTCGGTACAAATGAGCTGGAAGCCCCTAACAGCATATTTATGCCAAACTCAACCATCAAGGTTACACTGACCTCGAATGAGCATGGATCACTCATCGGGGATAACGTTACAATGGGTGAGAACGTTGTAATACTTCCTACTATAAAAGATACAGTAACCAACGAACTCTATACATTAATCATTGCAAATGAAGCATCATCATACGCTGGCGCGACCCTTTCCAACAAAAAGGATAAGATTTCCAGTTTATTTTCTTCCTATGAACTCATCAAAGGAAGTGGCAGCCTTAAGCTGAAGGTTGCACCTGTCTCCGATGAATATCTGGTGCAACAAGGCATCAATATTACAGACGCCCATGCCATTAAAACAGCATTCAAAAACGATAACGTCAGCATGGGAAAGCTAGCCAGTCTGAGCATAGAAAAAGCCAAAAAAGCTCTGAAACAAGCACATGCCGAACCAATGTCGGAGGTCATTTCTGCCGTACGCGATGCTGGCTACGCAGCTCAAGGCGTAATTACACGACGATTATTTGCGGCCCGCTCTGCATCTCTTGCCTCGAACGAGGCAACTGGACTTTCATCCGGTAGTGAAGAATTAAGCTGGAAAATATGGGGCCAAGGATTCGGAAGCGTCTCCTCCGAAACTGCTCATAACGACAGCAACGGCTATGATGCCAACACGACCGGACTTACCTTTGGTGTAGACAAGGCACTTGTTGAAAACTTCCGCCTCGGTCTTGCATACTCCTATATATATACAGACGTTGACTCCAAAAGTTCTTCCAACAATAACGAAGTAGATAGCAATCTGCTGACCGTATATTGCGAAAAACTTTTTGGCGACGATATGTATCTTGATGCCCACATTTCTTATGGCTTTAATAACTACAAAGCAAAACGGTACATGACAGAACTCGGCCTGCAGGCCAAAGCAGACTTCGATGGGTCTACCTTCAATTTAGGTGGTGAATTCGGCAAGAGTTTCAATTTCACCTCAAATCCCATCACTATCACTCCATATATTGGCTTAGCCTACTCGTACATAAGCATAGACTCATATAAAGAATCCGGTGCCGGCTCTTCAAACCTTATTGTAGACGACACCTACAACAACGTTTTCACCAGCACTCTGGGTGCCCGTTTCGGCGCCACCTTTAATGCCTTCAAACCAGAAATGCATGCGGCTTGGGTTCATGATTGGGCACAAGAGGAAATCAGCACCAATGCAGAATTTGCAAACAGCGGTGCAGCACTCTCAAGCAGTGCTGTTTCTAATGACCCCGACAAAATAAACCTCGGTCTTGGACTAGGCTGGCAAGTATCAGACGTCGTTACACTTGACCTTACCGCAGACTACCTTGGCAGCGCGCACATGGATAGCTGGGGTGGCACAGTTAAAATGAGTTATGAATTCTAAATAAAAAAACAAACGGGACGCTTAACGAAAACGTCCCGTTTGTTTTTTTTAGAGAAGAAATATATAAGACATTCCATGTTCTCCCCATCCTCATTACTGCACCGCCTTCTTGTCACAATCCTTATGTTCAGTGCAGCCGGTTGCGCATTGCATTCTCCAACGGCAACAGAACTAGCAACTGAGAACAAATTTATCCGCCATGTCTACACTGCCCCCACCTTCGACATAGTAGCGTACACCCGTTTCGCTCCGAGCGATGACCTTACAGTTTACATAGAAGGCGACGGTCGGGCATGGCTCACGCGAACCAGACCATCCTCCGACCCTACGCCCGTACCACCGCTGGCACTTGCTCTAGCCGTAAAAGACCCTACGCCCAACGTTGTATATCTTGCCCGCCCCTGCCAATATACAGCAGGCACGTCAGGATTTAGAACATGCACAACACGCGACTGGACCTCTGCCCGTATGAGTCCTGACGTTATCAATGACATGAACAATGCGTTGACTCAAATCAAAACAGAAAGCGGTGCTCGACGGTTACATTTGGTGGGCTACTCCGGAGGGGGAGGTGTGGCCATATTACTTGCAGCACAACGGAAAGATGTCGCTTCAATCCGCACCGTAGCCGGCAATCTTAATATTTCATTATGGACTCGGCTGCATAATATCTCCCCTCTTTCCGGCTCGCTGCCCCCCGAAAACTATACTCATGCGGTACGTAACATCCCCCAGACACATTACGTGGGTGCAGAAGACTCAAACATTCCAGTAGAAATTGCCAAATCTTTTATCAAAAGATCCTCTGGAGCCCACATTGCTGTAAACGTCATTTCTGGCTGCTCTCACTCCAAAGGCTGGGAAGAGAAATGGCCATATCTATTACACGCCTATCATCAAAACGTCCCCTAATATGCTTTTTATAGATGAAGGCAGTATCGCTTTTCATCCCCTATTCCAGCGGTTGCACCTACAGTAATTACACGATATGACGTGCATGACGAGAGCGCTGTGAAAACATTTTGCAGTGCCACTTCAAGTCAGTTTCTCTATGAAGAAGAAACTAAAAAAGTACTCTTTGATTTTATTTTATATATATTGGCAACGAGATGGAGACTCTCGATGAACAACTCCGCATTGGTGATTTTTTCAGGTGGTCAGGATTCTACGACATGTCTTGCCTGGGCTCTTGAACGGTTTGACAGCGTAGCGACCATTGGATTTTCTTACGGGCAACGGCATAGTATCGAAATGGACTGCCGTAAAAATGTGTTGTCCGAGATCCGTGATATCAGAAAGAACTGGGGACAGCGCCTGACGCATGATGAAGTGCTGGAAATCAGTCTCTTCAATGAAATTGGCGGAACAGCGCTTACTGAAGAAGTCGAAATTCAGATGGGTGAAAACGGACTGCCAACTACGTTTGTTCCCGGCCGAAACCTTGTCTTTCTTACCGCGGCATCAGCCTATGCTTACCGGCAGGGAATTCGCCACATTATCATGGGGGTTTGTGAAACAGATTTTTCCGGCTATCCGGATTGCCGTGATGACACTATAAAAGCCATGCAGGTTGCTTTAAACCTAGGCATGGAGTCCCGCTTTGTCATTCATACCCCGCTGATGTGGATAGACAAAGCTGCCACATGGACAATGGCAGACGAGCTGGGCGGAAAACCTTTTGTTAATCTTGTGCGGGAGCATACCCATACTTGTTATTTAGGCGATAGAACTGAATTACATGCATGGGGATACGGCTGCGGAACCTGCCCTGCGTGTGAATTGCGTGCAAAAGGATGGGAACAGTTCGAAAAAGGAAAGCAAAAGTAATGTCTTTTAAGGTTACCGAAATTTTCTATACTCTGCAGGGAGAAGGTTTCCATGCTGGAAGAGCTGCCGTATTCTGTCGCTTTTCCGGGTGCAATCTCTGGACGGGACGGGAAGAAGACCGGAAACATGCCGCATGTAAATTCTGTGACACAAATTTTGTACAGCTTGCTGAATCAGGCGGAACATTTGCCAGCGCTTCAGAGCTTGCCTCAAAAATTATAAATACATTCCCAAATATTCAACACACCAAATATACTCCTTATGTTGTTTTTACGGGTGGAGAACCTGCGCTACAGGTAACTTCCGAACTGCTCAACCTGTTGAAGGAACGAAAAGTTGAGATTGGCATAGAAACTAACGGCACACTCCCTTTACCGGAAGGAATCGATTGGATTACTGTAAGCCCCAAAGCCGGCACCCAGTTAAGTGTAACTTCAGGTAGTGAGCTTAAGTTGGTATGGCCGCAAGAAAATGTTTCCCTTGCTGATTTTCAGAATCTTGATTTTGAGCATTTTTATCTCCAGCCTAAAGATAGCCTGCAACGCTCAGCTGCGACACAGTTAGCCGTTGAGGCATGCCGTGAAAACCCTGTCTGGAAACTGAGTTTACAGACGCATAAATATATTGGAATTCCATAGGAGAGAGCCATGGAAATTTACGTTTCCTTAAGCTTTGACGCAGCCCACCGTTTGCCGAATGTGCCCGAGGGACACAAATGCGGCAATTTGCATGGGCATACGTTCGTTACAGAAATATACGTCTCAGGTACCGTTGATAAAACCTCTGGCTGGGTGATCGACTTCAACGACATTAAGGCCGCGGCCAAGCCGGTAATTGACCAACTTGACCATAATTACCTCAATGACATTGAAGGACTGCAAAATCCGACCAGCGAGAATATTGCCGTGTGGGTGTGGAATAAATTGAAGCCAACCCTGCCGGGCCTTTCCAAGATTGTTGTAAAAGAAAGCCCTACTTCCGCTGCCATATACACTGGTTTATAGCCTCCCCCCCCCCCTCTACTCTGTAGTGTATTTTCTTCACCTTCTAGTCTTATTCTGCATTGTTAAAATCCCCCCCCACCACCAGTTCATATTTCCTCCGCTGCTCTCGCGTAACAAGGAAAAGAAGTGCTGCTACCATTTGCCCCTCACCATTCCAGTAAGTTTTTTTCATACCAACAAGTACTAACTTCTCACGAAATTATTACACAAAAATGCTCCCTCGACAGACGGTTAAGGGGGCATTTTCAGTCTCAATGTCATCCTATTCAACTAGCTGGTTCACTTTTTATACGACTTTTATCTTACACCTCATAACTATTAAATATCCATTTCCATAAAATTGATATTTCATTCCTTGACCAACAGCATTGCTGATTGTATCAGTACTGACTACCAACCTATTAATTAGCATGCTAATGATTTTATATATCCCATTAGGAGGGATTTCCAGAATGACAAACAGGAATGTCTTATTACTGACAGTGTGTGCACTTCTGTCTCTGACTTTGTTTGCCAGCGGATGCAGCAACGACACACCTGCATCACAGGCAGCAAACACACCTCCGCCGCCTATGGTTGCTACAACTATTGTTGCTAACGGTGACGTTCCACTTACTCGTAAGTATGTTGGACAAACTGCCGGCTCTCGAGAAGTACAAGTACGTGCCCGTACTGGTGGTATTTTATTGGAGCGTACCTACGTTGAAGGTAGCTGGGTAGAAGAAGGCGATGTGCTCTTTAAAATCGACCCTAAACCTGCTCAGGCTACATATGATCAGGCAAAAGGCGACTTAGCAAAACTTGAAGCAAAACTTCAAAATGCCAAACTTGAACGGGACCGTACAGCTTCCCTGCGTGATGCAAAAGTCGTCAGCGCACAGGAATATGACGATACTGTGGCAGCATATGACAGTGCTCTTGCAAGTGTAGAGGCAGCAAAGGCTCGTGTTCGCGAAGCTAAACTCAACCTTGATTACACTGAGGTAACTGCACCTATTTCCGGCATCACCAGTAAAGAAACCCGTTCAGAAGGCAGTCTCATTACCCTTGATGAATCCGGCAGCCTACTGACCACAATCACAGTGCTCAACCCACTGTATGTTAACTTCTCCATTCCGGGCACAGAAGATCTGGCTATGCGCCGCATGATGGCAAACGGCAACGCCCGACTTGCAAAAGATGGCTATACTCTGCAACTGCAACTGGCAGACGGCAGCCTCTTGAATGAAGAAGGAAAAATTAACTTTGCAGACAGAATGGTCGACCCAAAAACAGGCACTATCAGCATGCGCGGACAGTTTGAAAATAAAAAAGGATTACTGCTTCCGGGTGAATTTGTACGCGTAATTATTAAAGGCGCCATTCTTAATAAAGCTATTTCCGTACCACAAAGCGCTGTACTGTTCACAAGTAACGCACCGCTTGTTTACGTGCTTGATAAAAACAACGTCGCCTCTCCTCGTCCTGTCACCCTTGGCGAGACCATGGGTACCAGCTTTATTATTAAAGAAGGCTTACAGGGGGGGGAACGTATTGTTTCCCAAGGCATCATTAAAGTTCGTCCGGGGTCACCTGTTAATCCAGCTCCAGCTAAAGCAACCGCCCAAGGGGACGCGTAATGTTCGCACGTTTTTTTGTTAACCGCCCCGTTTTTGCTACAGTACTTTCTGTAGTGATCGTACTTGCGGGTCTGCTGGCGATGAAGGTACTGCCTATCGCCGAATTTCCGGACATTATTCCGCCAGAAGTAAACGTCAAGGCGAACTATCCGGGTGCCAGTGCAGAAGTTATTGCACAAACAGTTGCGGCTCCGCTTGAGCAACAGGTTAACGGTGTAGAAAACATGCTCTACATGCGTTCAGTAAGTTCCGGAGACGGCACACTGAGTATGTCCGTTACTTTTGCTGTAGGTACCAACCCTGACCAGAACACTATTAACGTTAACAACAGAGTGCAGGCTGCACTTACCTCTCTACCGGAAGAAGTACGCCGTCAGGGTGTTACCGTAAGTAAGAAATCTTCCAACATGTTGCAGGTAATCAGTATTTTCTCTCCAGAAGGAAAATACGACACTGTATATATGAGTAACTACTCTCTTGTTAACATTATTGATGACTTAAAACGAATCTCTGGTGTAGGTGACGCAGTCGTATTCGGTGCGCAGAACTATTCTATCCGTATCTGGATTCGTCCTGACCGCCTTGCACAGCTCGGACTCACACCTTCCGATATTGCTACAGCTGTCCGCGAACAGAACGCGCAGTTTGCAGCCGGTGCCATTGGTAAAGATCCACTCACTTCTCCTGTAGAACTGAGCTATACTGTTACGACACAAGGTCGTATGACAGATCCGAAAGAGTTCGGGGAAATCATTCTGCGCGCCAATTCCGACGGAACAATTCTCCGTCTTAAAGACGTAGCCCGTCTGGAGCTTGGTGCACAAACGTATTCACTGCGTGCCAAAAATAATGGTAAGCCCGCAGTTGCACTTGGCATTTACCTTTCTCCGGGGGCCAACGCACTGCAAACAGCTGAAGCCGTTTCTGATAAGATGGCGGAGCTTTCCCAACGCTTTCCTGATGGCATTAACTACTCCATTCCATACGATACAACAACATTCGTACGTATCTCTGTAGAAGAGGTAGTGCATACTCTTGCTGAAGCGTTCATACTGGTATTTGCTATTATTTACCTGTTCCTGCAAAACTGGCGAGCCACACTTATTCCGTGTCTGGCTGTACCTGTATCTATTATCGGTACCTTTGCAGGCATGTATGTACTTGGTTTCTCCATCAATACGCTTACGCTTTTCGGTCTGGTTCTGGCTATCGGTATCGTAGTTGACGACGCCATTGTTGTGCTGGAGAACGTAGAACGAATAATGAGCACGGATAAACTGCCGCCGAAGGAAGCCACGATCAAGGCAATGGGCGAAGTTACTGGCCCTGTAGTTGCTATTGTTCTGGTACTGTGTGCAGTATTTATCCCAGTTGCCTTTATGGGGGGCCTTGCAGGTGAAATGTATAAACAGTTCGCGGTTACGATTGCAGTATCTGTTATTATTTCCGGCATAGTAGCGCTTACCCTTACACCTGCATTATGCGCACTGATTCTGAAAGAAAATCACAGTCAGCCTCTGGCACCATTCCGCTGGTTCAACCGTTTCTTTGAAAATGTTACGAGGAAATATACTGCCGGTGTACGCCTGCTGCTGAAGCGCTCCTTTATCACTATAACGCTTTTCGCTGTGATTATTGCAACTACATGGACCCTTTTCCAAAAGGTTCCGAGTGCGCTTGTACCGAATGAAGATAAAGGAACCCTGATCGCCATATCAATGCTGCCTGATG includes these proteins:
- a CDS encoding autotransporter outer membrane beta-barrel domain-containing protein, with the translated sequence MLPLRENSIEQQTVAWKRPSSFILGLCTMLCIVFFADSIWATENSGTIENNPTGYKLSTGEHFINAKEGIVKGGPYTAPIVVIDASTSGSDAIIENYGLIHSENIHGLKAVNLTDGTLKNYGTITAKGYMGMPTIYPNIVYVTNGTVYNYGKIEELPESAPSTGVVLHDSTLHNQGTINVSSAIFAAGNSKVYLETGTNITGSVTTDSSGLAELYLADSGTVNFEISSKWKFLQKTGAGIWVIDKDINANFGSVSIHQGTLALGNGSFGDSIKNTLTLHSGATLDLGTNELEAPNSIFMPNSTIKVTLTSNEHGSLIGDNVTMGENVVILPTIKDTVTNELYTLIIANEASSYAGATLSNKKDKISSLFSSYELIKGSGSLKLKVAPVSDEYLVQQGINITDAHAIKTAFKNDNVSMGKLASLSIEKAKKALKQAHAEPMSEVISAVRDAGYAAQGVITRRLFAARSASLASNEATGLSSGSEELSWKIWGQGFGSVSSETAHNDSNGYDANTTGLTFGVDKALVENFRLGLAYSYIYTDVDSKSSSNNNEVDSNLLTVYCEKLFGDDMYLDAHISYGFNNYKAKRYMTELGLQAKADFDGSTFNLGGEFGKSFNFTSNPITITPYIGLAYSYISIDSYKESGAGSSNLIVDDTYNNVFTSTLGARFGATFNAFKPEMHAAWVHDWAQEEISTNAEFANSGAALSSSAVSNDPDKINLGLGLGWQVSDVVTLDLTADYLGSAHMDSWGGTVKMSYEF
- a CDS encoding alpha/beta fold hydrolase, which encodes MFSPSSLLHRLLVTILMFSAAGCALHSPTATELATENKFIRHVYTAPTFDIVAYTRFAPSDDLTVYIEGDGRAWLTRTRPSSDPTPVPPLALALAVKDPTPNVVYLARPCQYTAGTSGFRTCTTRDWTSARMSPDVINDMNNALTQIKTESGARRLHLVGYSGGGGVAILLAAQRKDVASIRTVAGNLNISLWTRLHNISPLSGSLPPENYTHAVRNIPQTHYVGAEDSNIPVEIAKSFIKRSSGAHIAVNVISGCSHSKGWEEKWPYLLHAYHQNVP
- the queC gene encoding 7-cyano-7-deazaguanine synthase QueC — translated: MNNSALVIFSGGQDSTTCLAWALERFDSVATIGFSYGQRHSIEMDCRKNVLSEIRDIRKNWGQRLTHDEVLEISLFNEIGGTALTEEVEIQMGENGLPTTFVPGRNLVFLTAASAYAYRQGIRHIIMGVCETDFSGYPDCRDDTIKAMQVALNLGMESRFVIHTPLMWIDKAATWTMADELGGKPFVNLVREHTHTCYLGDRTELHAWGYGCGTCPACELRAKGWEQFEKGKQK
- the queE gene encoding 7-carboxy-7-deazaguanine synthase — protein: MSFKVTEIFYTLQGEGFHAGRAAVFCRFSGCNLWTGREEDRKHAACKFCDTNFVQLAESGGTFASASELASKIINTFPNIQHTKYTPYVVFTGGEPALQVTSELLNLLKERKVEIGIETNGTLPLPEGIDWITVSPKAGTQLSVTSGSELKLVWPQENVSLADFQNLDFEHFYLQPKDSLQRSAATQLAVEACRENPVWKLSLQTHKYIGIP
- the queD gene encoding 6-carboxytetrahydropterin synthase QueD; this encodes MEIYVSLSFDAAHRLPNVPEGHKCGNLHGHTFVTEIYVSGTVDKTSGWVIDFNDIKAAAKPVIDQLDHNYLNDIEGLQNPTSENIAVWVWNKLKPTLPGLSKIVVKESPTSAAIYTGL
- a CDS encoding efflux RND transporter periplasmic adaptor subunit is translated as MTNRNVLLLTVCALLSLTLFASGCSNDTPASQAANTPPPPMVATTIVANGDVPLTRKYVGQTAGSREVQVRARTGGILLERTYVEGSWVEEGDVLFKIDPKPAQATYDQAKGDLAKLEAKLQNAKLERDRTASLRDAKVVSAQEYDDTVAAYDSALASVEAAKARVREAKLNLDYTEVTAPISGITSKETRSEGSLITLDESGSLLTTITVLNPLYVNFSIPGTEDLAMRRMMANGNARLAKDGYTLQLQLADGSLLNEEGKINFADRMVDPKTGTISMRGQFENKKGLLLPGEFVRVIIKGAILNKAISVPQSAVLFTSNAPLVYVLDKNNVASPRPVTLGETMGTSFIIKEGLQGGERIVSQGIIKVRPGSPVNPAPAKATAQGDA
- a CDS encoding efflux RND transporter permease subunit; its protein translation is MFARFFVNRPVFATVLSVVIVLAGLLAMKVLPIAEFPDIIPPEVNVKANYPGASAEVIAQTVAAPLEQQVNGVENMLYMRSVSSGDGTLSMSVTFAVGTNPDQNTINVNNRVQAALTSLPEEVRRQGVTVSKKSSNMLQVISIFSPEGKYDTVYMSNYSLVNIIDDLKRISGVGDAVVFGAQNYSIRIWIRPDRLAQLGLTPSDIATAVREQNAQFAAGAIGKDPLTSPVELSYTVTTQGRMTDPKEFGEIILRANSDGTILRLKDVARLELGAQTYSLRAKNNGKPAVALGIYLSPGANALQTAEAVSDKMAELSQRFPDGINYSIPYDTTTFVRISVEEVVHTLAEAFILVFAIIYLFLQNWRATLIPCLAVPVSIIGTFAGMYVLGFSINTLTLFGLVLAIGIVVDDAIVVLENVERIMSTDKLPPKEATIKAMGEVTGPVVAIVLVLCAVFIPVAFMGGLAGEMYKQFAVTIAVSVIISGIVALTLTPALCALILKENHSQPLAPFRWFNRFFENVTRKYTAGVRLLLKRSFITITLFAVIIATTWTLFQKVPSALVPNEDKGTLIAISMLPDGASLSRNNTVTDDLVGRVLSTEGVRGTISLAGLDLFSGSMKSNMSTTFITLDDWKERGEKNSSFNIVKGIFRDTYSIVDAFVLAFNMPPISGMSNTGGFEAYLQSRSGKGVRDLAQKADMVVKAAAKRPELSRITPNFSVNAPQLDIRLDREKAKSMGVPVSRVFETMQATFGAYYINDFNKLGRTFKVQIQSESDYRRTPEDISNVYVRSDKGDMIPLTALVTVKQITGPEVVERFNVFPAAKLLGGPAPGYSSSQALTAMEEVVKETLPADYTLAWTGSAYQEKATGGTSSQVFILGLLMVFLILAAQYEKWSLPLAVIMAVPFALFGAILANYGRGLANDVYFQIALVTLVGLSSKNAILIVEFASMLHKEGMSAYDAALEAAKMRFRPIVMTSLAFILGVVPLAISSGAGAASRHSIGTGIIGGMLASTFIATLFVPSFYRAIIAFTERMFKKDKK